GCAAGTCGATCGGTGGATGCTCTGACGTTCCTGGATTCAATCCAAGAACACCCATTTCTTATCTAACAATAAGAGCATCCAAGTTTTCTGTGAATTCTGTGATGAGGTACAGCTTTTCTCGTTCAATCCGCACTATGATGTTTGttacatgttttcttttttcgatGTTACATTGATTTCTGTATTACCTGGAAATCGACTATTGGATTGTGTTTTACTTGGTTTTCAGTAGATTATGTGTTGCTGATTAGATCCGGTGCGTGTTCTTCTATATCATTCATTTATTGGTTGAATTTAGTTTGGCTGATGTTGATgaagaatttgatatttttaaagcgATTATCGGCATATTGATTCGTTTTGTTTTTGATTGTTGGGAATTTAATTGATGGGCTTGTGGGAAATGGATGTGCAGGATGGAAATGGAGCCTGGCAAGCTTTTCATTGGTGGGATATCTTGGGACACAAACGAAGACCGTCTTAAAGAATATTTCCAGTCTTTTGGAGTAGTAGTGGAAGCTGTGATAATGAAGGATCGGGCCACGGGTCGTGCCcgtggttttggttttgttgtttttgcagACCCTGCTGTTGCAGAAAGAGTTGTTATGGAAAAGCATGTGATAGATGGTAGAACTGTAAGTTTGTACGTTTGAATTCACAGTTTTATGTCTGCTCGCTTTGACACTTTGAATTAGAATCATACTGTTATATCGATTTTCTCCTGATATTAGGAGTTCCACTGCTGATATAGGTTGGTGACTCTTATCTTTACAATTGGAGAATTTAAAAGTGTATCCCAATTCTCTTATGTGCATCATGattcaatatttttaaagtGGAATTTCAGAAACAACTTCTTGACATGTACTCTATTGATTGAGAAGCTTAAGAATGTAATgtatgtttttctttcttttttcctttttcttttcaagcGCTTCGGTCACTGTAGATTTTGGGTTTAATTGGCTTTATGTCACTATTGAATTCctcaaaatatgatttaaggaaTTCCTGAGAAATACAGGACAATCAAAGTGTTGTCACTGTCAAGCGCCTTTTTGGCAACTTCGGGAACCTTTGGGAAATTGTATAGTCACTCTTACATGAATTCTAGAAAGACGATTATCAGAATAGCAATGCTAGAAAGAAGTCTTTAGACAGAAATGATTGGCGCCTAGGGATATTAAGAGGGATTCCATGGGGAGTAAATTTGTTTGGAAGGCGCATTCAGAGAACAGTGATAGCATGGTGCTCATTGTTGCTTGCGTATGTGTATAGCTCAGTAGATAATATGTGGAGTTGCTGAATCATTGTTTGGAACCTTTAGAAGGATAAGCCTAAGTAAtatgagataaaaaaaatttagaaagtaGTTTTTTGTCAATATACTTTCTCTGTTACTCCTATGAGCCTAAGCCTAATCTTCATACAGTTAAAGCATCCCTAGTAAGGCAAAATCACAATAATAAGCACACGAAAAAAAGTAATGAAGATCAAGATGATTGAATATTTAGTTTCCTTGACACAATTGATGGCATTTGCAGACCCCAAATTATTTTCCAATCTTACTCTTAACTGTGCCTGTTTGAACTAGAATTTATTATTTCTACATGTCAATTGTCAGGCACTcttatttgtatttcaaaagtGAAATTTTATTGAGTTCATTTTTTCATCCTCTAGCTTTCCATTCTCAGGTTGAAGCGAAAAAAGCTGTTCCTAGAGATGATCAGAACATTCTGAACAGAAACAATAGCAGCATTCATGGGTCTCCTGGTCCTGCCCGCACGAAGAAGATATTTGTAGGAGGCTTAGCATCCACAGTCACCGAGAGCGATTTTAAGAAGTACTTTGATCAGTTTGGGACAATTACAGATGTGGTGGTGATGTATGACCACAATACTCAAAGACCAAGAGGATTTGGGTTCATTACCTATGATTCAGAGGAAGCAGTAGAGAAAGTGTTGTACAAAACCTTTCATGAACTCAATGGTAAAATGGTTGAAGTTAAACGAGCTGTTCCCAAAGAATTATCTCCAGTTCCAAGTCGGGGCCAATTGGCTGGATATAACCATGGTCTGAGTAGAGTTAGTAGCTTCCTTAATGGTTACACTCAGGGATATAATCCAAGTCCAGTTGGGGCGTACGGAAATAGATTGGAGGGTAGATTTAGTCCGGTTACTGTTGGTCGTAGTGGATTTCCTCCATTCAGTCCTGGATATGGAACAGGACTGAATATTGAGCCTGGGTTGAGTCCAAGCTATGGGGGAAATGCAAACCTTAATTCTGACCTTGGCTTTGGACGGGGATTGAACCCTTTATACACTGGAAATTCAAATAGAAATGTTAACCACATCGGCTATGGTGGGGGTAATGGAGGAAGTGGTTCAATCTTAAGTTCAGCGAGTCGTAATCTGTGGGGGAATGAGAGTCTTAATTACTCTACTAACTCCTCAAACCCTAGTGCTTTACTGGGCTCTAGAAGTGGAAATTCAGGAATAGGTTCTTTTGCCAATATCGAAGCACTTTGGAGTTCCTCTCCTAACTCAGGTCAAGGCGGAGGTGCTGGTTCTACCTACGGTAGCGGCAATCTTGGTTATGCCAGTGGAGAAGTCAGTTTTGGTTCAGGAGCAGTAGGGTACGGAAGAAACAGTGGAACCAGTGTTGCACCAGCATCATCATATGCATCAAATGGTGGTTACAGTGGGTCTTATGATGAAATTTATGAAGGTGGTTTGTTTTATGGGGACCGAACTTGGCGATCATCACCTTCAGAGCTAGAGGGGTCTGGCTTATTCGGTCTTGGGCTTGGAAATGCAGCTTCAGATGCGTTAAGTAAAAATTCTGGTGGTTATGTTGGTGTTTACAGTGTTACCAATAGACAATCAAATAGAGGTAACGATCCTTTATTCATTTGAATATTAATACTTCTTCCCCTCCTGCTCTGTCTCACTTTTAAATCTTTCTTTAACCAGTTTTCCTTGGCACAATATAAATCTTTCTAGCAGTGTCATGTACACGCGcgagtaatattttatttattacaaaCATTTTGGCCAATTGTATAATCCTGTTGATTCAACTACCAGATATAGGACCATTCTTtattttgatttgaacattAGTTCTAGGCGACGGTCTGCTATGACAACTATTTACTACCCAATCAATTGGGTTCTAAATACAGTTCAACTGTTTGCTTgctggttgtttaatcttgagtgTACAGCATTTACTTCACATGAAATTTGCTCTACtaatggaaaatatatattttactctCTTAGGCTCTTAGCCATCCTTGTCCCATTGCCATCTAATAAATTGGCGCTGACTGCATTCTATGTTCACTGAATGTCAAGCTTACGTTACCTTCTACACCATTTTTCTCAAGTACTTATTAGTTTGATCTTGAACAGACTATTTATGCTATGCTATGCAATGCTACTATATTGATTTACATGCTTTCAATCATTATTTGCTTCAGGAATTGCTGCATAGGGAGATTATGATTTGGATGTCCAAAAATTATTGTAGGTGGAGTATAATTGGTGAAGAAGGTGAAGTACTTTGAATCTTCGTACATTTTCGTCCTTGAGATACTTCGGTATATGAAAATATGATTAGAGCTAATTGGTTTACCTGTTTTGAAGAACACGTCGCAGAGAGCAGTTACAAGGGATTTCTTATAAGGTCTGAGCTTGAGTTAAATATAGGTTTCTTCCCTGGAATTTGATTCAGATGTATAATCAGATTGCTGGGTATACAGAGATTTATTGTATCCTGCATCTCTGGTGACATAGCAATACAGAAACAAGCAAGACTTTTTCttcctcgtttttttttttttttgttgttgttgtaataTCTGGCAAAGTTGCTGGTTCTTGTCAGGCATGTTGTTTTGCTTATATAACCCTTTTTCtggggttttggtttttggtaGATTGTACGTAATGTCTGGTTGATTTAAGTGCAATACTCTGATGGGATTGTCATTTGGTTTCccagaaaataatttacaaCATAGTAATTCATCTCCAGTGCAAATTTTTCCTTAGCAGGTATAAGCTTTATTTTTCTGTTAGAAATTGTTATCTACTGCATGCAGCTACTCTTGCTTCATCATATCATTTTAACAGTTTACTCCTTGGAGGTCATATTGTTAGGAATTGGTTAATTTGGTTGGGTGCAAAGTGAAAATTACTAGCTGTAGAGGGAGTTTGTCTTTCCTTTAGGGTcgataattttttataccacccgtgaatctaacacaaaattaactagTTAGGATTGATATGtctgacttatttaattaaatgggtgcATGGGATTAGgcttgacctatatagtcttatatttatgctttATTGCCTCGAAATGACCCAAATTTGAAATGCAACGgcgttgacaattttttacgcGATTCACGAATCCAACACGAAACTAGTGGGTTTGGGTGTAAATAtttgatctgtttaattaaataggtcgggttaagattaacttatatagtcttatactcatatctcgaattgacctatatagtctaaTACGTATATCTCAATACGGTCCAAGCCTGACATACAAACACGAATTTCACTTTAATTCTCTTATCCTTTGATACGTATGCCGAGACGACCCAGATGCACATTGCTATAATGTTTAAGTGGGGTGCTAAAGGCCATAATGGCTGAGAACATGGTCTTGGGGTCCCTACTCCCCCTACCCTCTGCGGCTGTGGGAAAGCACTTCCAATGTTAGAAATTTAAAATGCCATGAGTGCGAATGAAGTATGAGCATGTGCTGCTACATGATATAAGACAACTTTATCCTTCTGCACTACCTTTTGTTAACAATCTATCGCTTGAtcgagaaaagaaaacaaaaccctaatatCAAAACGAATTACTTTTATTGATCACCATTACTTGACACCCagttgctttatttttttgttaaaacaccCATAATGCAAGCAAGGAACAGTATTTCATTAAAAGCAGCCCAACTGCCCAAGCCAAACATCAactgcttttttgaaaatgcttttaaGTACTATAGTTTTTACTACAATTCTCTCACAAATTCACTTGACAGTTCATATGAGTGTTACGTGACACAACATAGTGAAAAAActaagcaacaaaatttgacacgtaaatttaattatttaatgactGACGTGATAAATGTCACGTGAACTGTCACGTTAGCTTATAAGGAACTTGCTAATTGGGCTGTAATACTCTTAGCAGCAATatgctttatttgttttttgttttttgtttttttttttttcgtctttcttcctttctcctCCGCACATAAAATTGCTTTATCTGTTCTATTGAAACAAAAGTACTGCAAGCTCTAAATGGATAATAATGAGGGCATAGATACAAATTTGATCCGAGTCATAGATCACATGAGTTTGTGAAAGAGACTCATTCACACCTAAacatgtggttttttttttacttttatccGTGTGAATGGGACTCGATCACACCTAGTTCTTGTTTGATCGAGCTTCCAAATCGCTTTCTATGGAAGCTTTCAACCCCAAAAATGAATGTTGTTATTGTTTCTCCATTCTCTCAAATTCCCAATTATCATGTATTCCCATAATCCCATGTGTCAATTAGGTAGAGGGTTCTGCGAGGCCCTTCGATAGGACCTCCTATCCAAGAAAAAGTTCACATTTTCTAAGCACTGTTCGGGCAAATGGACCCTATTTGAGGGCCTATCACAATCCACTACAATTCCATACACTATGGGCAAAAGATTGTAGAGTATCCCGATCCGTTAACTACTTGCTCCGTAACTTTAAAAGTTATTTACGATTACAAATTAAGGTTGCACGAAGACTCCTATGGAGCTTCTTGTCCAAGAAAGAGCCCACCTGTTTGAGCAGTGTTTGGGTAAATGGGCCTTATTTGAGGGTCTCTCACAATCCACTACACTTCGGACAAGAGATTGTAAGGGATTCTAATCCATTAACTAATTGCTTATTTGACCAACTCTGAAAATTTTTAGTTCTTGGTTTTCCTTAATTAAACTTCTGTGGTTAAAACAATATATAGAGGCTTACTTTGTTTCCAGTcctgatcatatatatatatatatatataataggcaTTCTTAATATGCAAACAATATAATCGTTTCGGAAAGCATAACAAAACATGGTGGATGTATGCTGATTGTTTGTAAACAGATTCTTGAAAAGATGTAAAGACAAACTAGACGCTCGAAGCAGAACTATAGAAGCAGCAACCGTTGTTAGATTTACAGCTTGTCTTGTTTTGTCGTGTCAAGCAGCTTCCCCATTATCagtcttcttctctttcctaCCAAACGGCTTGAACCCTTTGGCAAGCATGCTCTCAATCTGCTCAAGCGGCAGACTTTTCGTTTCAGGCACCAACAGAAAGATAGCAATAAGGCCGATAAAGGAGAAACCAGCATAGAGAAGGAACGTGGCCCAGGAACCCAGAGCCTCTGTCAAAGACAAGAAGGTCATGCTCACAATTAGATTGGCGGACCAGTTGGCCATGGCTGCCACACCTCCCCCAAAGCCTCTGTATTTGAGCGGATAAATCTCCGAGTTAACGATCCACGGCACGGTCCCCATGCCCGGAGCGTAAGCTATTATGTACAATCCGAGAAGCACGACAGCCAAGACTCCCAGTTTACTAGGACAACCCTTGTCGTACCACACACGACTTCTTCCTTTACATACATTTCCAACTTCCTTCTCATTAGCTAAGCAAGCCCCAGGTCGAAACTGTTCACAGAAGAACAAATGAATAAACGAAGGTCATGAATCTATAAATATTTGATTCGAAAAAATGCCTAGTATGGAAGTACGTTTTTATAAATCGCATTTTTAAATCGAAGAAGCTAAAATGTTATGTTAAACAAAACAACGAAAGAGAACTATGTATTACATAGCTCTGGTACCAtgtaaaattattgtttataaattattatCATATCAAAGCAAAGGTTATTAGTTCaccttatttcaattaaatatgtGTTGGACTTTGAGAGTTAAGCAAACGTGAAAGTGAGCGttggaatattaattaaatgaacttACTTGGTTGACGCCGTTAGCGCAGTAGCCACAGTCCCGCTTGAGGCAGGTCATGCAGTTCCAAGATGATGGGTTGGGGGCTGTTATGTAAGCGGAGCAGCTACCGTTGAGTGCAAGGTGGTTGGAATCGAAGTCATCAATGCGCGGTGCATTCTTAGATGACGTATAGAACACCAGGGAGAGAGCAACGAGGCCGATGATGATGGCAACCAAAGAAACAAGCATCAGTCTTCTTCTGCCAAATCTGTCGACGAAACACATGCTGACCACAGTGCCTACGCAATTCAGACCAGATGTAACGAGAGAAAGGCCTAAAGCCACCACCTTGGAAGCAAAGCCAGCGAATTGCATGATGCTGGGGCTGTAATACAAGACGGTGTTGATGCCAACAAATTGCTGCACAACTTGGACAGTAACGCCAGCATAAAGAGCCCTTCTGACTACGGGGTTCTTCATAGCGTTCCTAATCTTGGACATGATATCGTGTCCTATATCCTCCTCATTCGCCTCGTCTGCTTCAATAGATGCCTGCAATAGACTTATCTCTCTTTCAACTTCATCGGCCGGGTAAATTTTTCGCAAAATTTCCTTTGCGTCTTCTCTCTTGTGCtgtaaaggaaagaaaagtcaAATTCATCATCCATGGAGAAAGTCATGGTTCTATATTCCTGGCAGTGTGATTGTTAGAAATTCGAGTAGTAAATATAAGAGACTCATTACCCAAATAAATGAGTGGGTTGTCCAAGACTTTTTTGAATAGATGAGTTCAATATTAGCTCTCTCACATTTGCTGTTCAAGTTGTTAACAATCCGGACAACAAAATTGCTAAAATCTCTCTCCGAAAACTATAACATAGAAATTTATGATACAAGGTAAATGCTCACCATTCGGTACAACCATCTCGGCGACTCTGGAAGTCCCAACATGAGTATAAACTGAACGAAAGGTGGGACTGCCGCGACTCCAAGCATGTATCGCCAAGTTCCAGgtacctttatatcacatcataatgctttaaaaaaagaaagaaagaaaaaaaaaaaatcccccaaTACATTAAAGCTAGAAATGTATAATACCTGAGTAAAGCCGAGATTGATAAGGTAGGATAAGAATTGTCCAAATGTGATTAGGAGACCATTCATACTGACAAGTGCGCCCCTAATTCTAGCCGGAGAGGCTTCAGAAATATATAGCGGAGCCGTCATTGAAGCCATCCCAACTCCTAGACCAACGAAGACCCGTCCAAGAACAATCACCCAAGGAGCCGGAGCAGCAGCCATCACAATCGCACCCACAAAAAACAGAGCGTCTGCAGTTAAAATGGACTTTTTTCTCCCGAGGCTGTCGTTCATCCATGCCCCAATGGCTGCACCTACAATGGCTGCTCCAACTGCCATACTCACAATCAATTCCTGGAACCATGTATTCCTGTCAACGGAATCGAAGTCGTCTCGGATGTATAGCAATGCTCCCGAAATGACACCTGTTGAATGTTCAAATTCACCATTTTATCACGTTACACTTTCATTTCACAGAAAATTCACCTGATCCGTTAAGTCTTATATGCATGTTTTCGATACGAATCCAACACGAATTGTCACCCATAGTATCAAACTCTTGGTATGTTCGGCATATACCCAGAGAAAATGATAAACTTAACTATTCAAATAAAGAGAAATATCTCCATTCCATCCGCCaaacttaatcatatgattttgGCTTAAGACACTTTCAAACTTGATGATTAATTATTCTATCATCAGGGAAACTAACCATATGAAAGAAAACAGCAGGCTATTTATCCCTCCTCCAAACTCCATGAAAAGTGCGACAGACAGACACTGAAAGAAAGACAAacgaagaaaaacaaatatagaTTTCCGGGTGTACGTACCGGTGTCATAGCCGAACAGGAGCCCACCAATGCCAGCCGTGGCAGCAAGACGCAAAATGTATGGTGTTTTCCATGTGGTCCGAAAACATTCCAGGAACTCTGTCTTGTCTGCTGTTGGGAAACCCCCCTCCACCATTTTCTGCAATTAAAGCAGATTGTTATCTATCAACCACTGCGAAAGGGTGAAGGAGATAAAGTcttccagaaaaaaaaataagaactaaaaattaatgaaaacactaATAAGAATCCCAGCACACCTCTAACAGTTAAAAGAAGTAAATGGGTACCTAATTAACATTATCTAGGAGCTTATGGATAAGCCTTCAACTGATCAGAAAATTGAAAACACTAATAAGAATCCCAGCACGCCTCTAACTGTCGAAAGAAGTAAATGGGTACGTAATTCACATTATCTAGGAGCTTATGGATAAGCCTACAACTGATCAGAAAATTGTTCATAACTGATCGATGTACATGCGTGTACACGTGGATGGACAACCATTTCATCCACAGGGTCCTAGTTTGTAGGATCCGAGCCGTCGGAGACCGTCCCGAATTCAGAGGTAGTTTGATCACCTCTTCATCTTAAAAGGTGGTTCGACCAATCTAAATATTTCTTGAGGCGGTTGACTACTCTTTAAAATGATAAACAGTTCTAGTGGCGGAGCCACTAAAGAGCTTGGAGGCTGCCCCCTCAAAGCCCcaaatttctccaaaaaaaaaaaataataaaatttttacccataatttttttttcttctaattttggccctccaaattttattttttatttaatttggccCCCAAAGTTGGGGAGGCTGCCAGGCTGGTTCCGCCCCTGGGCCACTCCTCAATGGCTGACAGTCTTAAAAGCTAATTTGGTTAGTATTTTTATCTAACAATTATTCAACAAAGTTAATACGACAGTCCTAactaattattgattttttttttttttaacactattATGAGTGTTGTGAGATATCTGTagctttttttctctttgaaggTTGATGTGGCTCGATCCAAGCCTTTGAACGGAATAGTTGTAtttgattttcctttttaatttatcTTTAATAATAAAGTTCCAAGGTACATTCAAACAAGCTGTGAATTGTATTGTGAAAAAACGCATGCCATTGAGGAAACAAAGTCCttcttaacaaaattaaattcaatattcctaaaatacagaaaaatccctagcaaaagaaatataattttacCATCAATTCTCAACTGCATGCACGATcagtttattttctgttcttaaGTCAaagacattaacaaacaacccaaaacacaaaaaaaccgttttcaaatttttatcacATCAAAACTCTTTTCtaggcaaaaacaaaaaacagccCCAAAACACATGATTAACAAACATAGATTTTAGGTACAAAGAGCATGACAAAGAAGTTAGAATTAGAAAACTTTGCTATTGCCAAGTTGCTTTGTCCTGATGCTCTCTATGTTCTTCGATCGATCGGTTGCCCTtttcaaatatgaaattatATTTGTTTGATTAATCAAGAACTCTGCGATCGTACGTACGTACCTTGTGCAGTAATGGTAGTAGGAGGGGATTTTGATCGTTGGACTGGGATTTGTCAATTCAAGTAAATCCAATTATGTACGTATGCATGCCCTCCAAACCCAATTTATAATACTATTAATTAGACACAAACATATCCAACGTTTGAGGATGAACACATTTCTCTCCCCCAATTTTCTATTTACTTCTCATCACCTTGGCGGTTAGTGCGCAGCAACAATAGTTAGGTAGAAATCCAGCTaattatataacaaaaaattaacaaaaataaatcccTCACGTATTTGAGTTAATCCTTTCTTGTGGACTACAAAGATGACAGATATAAGGTCATGTCAACTTCCTAATTCTGGCAAAATGATGATGAGAGGCTCATCCACAATTAAACAAGATGGTAATGAAGATAAACATGAGGATATATATAATGAAAGATAAACCTTTGAGCCCACAACCACTTCTTATCgtcttaaacttttaagataaatgatgATGTAataaaaccaaccaaaaaaaaaactataagaaaAAGATGACACGTCATTATTAGTGCCAATTCCAAAGCAATTGCTATTGAAATTGatttagtctctctctctctctatatatatataatggtaaATGGTTGTGGTTTATAAGTTAGTTAAGAGAAAGTGTCAATCTTAACCATTGTTATACTTGGATGGTCCAACTGTTTACAGATAGTGATTTTACCCGCCTTGaaatttttggacaatttttcATAAACCCAATTCCATAAAACCCCAACGATAAACAATTCGGAGCATCTCAAGTCCATTTCATGGTTcatattaaattttacaaatgtAATGGTATATAACTATGCCACATAAAATCGGGTTGAGCAAGAAAGTAAATGGTACTTAATGAAATGATTAATGGAGGGTGTGACTGGCTTGAAAGGGAATAAGAGGACCATTTTACAGTCTAagactttattttattatatttaatggtATAAATGAGATAGTGTCATTTGGATACTGTTAAATTCAACCAAATAAAACCTTAGCTGTAAAATAGATCTCTTATTCCCTTTCAAGCCTATCACAACCTCTATTAATCAATAAGTATCATTTACTTAATTTCTTGCTCAACCCATCGATCCTTGTAGAATATATAAGATTCTCTCTattctccatttcaagtgaaatggagaagagTTCTTTTATGGTTAATatcaaattttacaaatttaaaggtatatacattgttatgttatttaaaatttttaaatgacatggcATTATGTATATCgttaaatgcaataaaataagATCTTGACAAAGATCGAGAAAGGCAAGGGTGATGTTATGAAAGTAGAATTCTACAACAGATATAAGACGTTGGTATGACTCACAAGTACATATCTTATGAAACTCTTGCAGTTATCTTTGTTGTATCTTATCTTAGAGCAGtcgtagtttaattaaataatgatagatataattatctttttaaattagagtcttttaattatttataatacCATGGTGCAAAAGTTATTTAGTAgtaagtttttattgttttttgtagGAGTTAATTTATTTCCAAGTTAGAGTATGAGTTTATCTCCAAATCTTTTAGTTTGATTCAGTTTAAGTTGTGCATGTAGTTATGTAGTCTCGGGTGATCAATTAATAAAGTGAAAAGCAGAATTAATCAGAAACCTTATATTTGAAAATATCTAAGTTTTCTTAAAATCTAAAAGGTCTAggtttcttaaaaatataagatttaaGTTCCCTCAGAACCTATGAAATTATCAGGTTGCGTATTCGATAAACCATTCACCTATTAGGTGATTGTTGTTAACATTTTGGCCCCAATACAATAGCTCAATGTAGGTCAATCTAGAGTAGACTCCAAATTGAATGTTCATGATTGCTTTACATTTTCACATAGAACAACACCTCCCGCCATTGATGCTCACTAGAGCTCCTCATGAATGatgtttttgaaaattgttttactttttgttttgatttgaaaattcttttttatgGAATATAAAGTGGAGAagcgttttttattttttttgtggtgttaatttaagaaatgaattaaacaataagaaaaaaaaatacagattcaaaaattaaatcCTTTTAATTAAAGAATGTTATCCAAAATATTGAAAACCGTATACTAGAGTTATTCTAAAACAAATTAGGAAAATTGACtacatttgaaatttgaaatttagaaaaattgtcTAAATTCATTATATAAAGGGATTATTGTTTGAAATATCAAGAATATATTTCACAAGGTCAAACCACCAGAATCAATCTAATAATTTttcgaaataaataaataaataattttgttcaTGTCACACGTGACTGAAGgcttattttaagtcatttttattcttatttttttgtaatatagagttatagtatttttattttattttttcctgtaATAACTTTTCcgacccaaaaaaagaaaataataacaacagtaatagtatctctctctctctctctcgctcggtGTGCTCGCTTCTTATTCTCCTTCAATCCCAAAAGCCCAAAGACTAATTTTCCcagaaaataaatgttaaaatcCGTAATTTTTTCAGTAATCATATAATTTCAATAGCACTTCTCGCTAGATCCTATCTTCAACGGCTACAAATTTCCCTCTGATTTGATCGGAAAtctgagagaaagagagacaggGATCGGACGGCACTCGATCTCCAGATTCTCTCCGGTATGTCAATCACAATAAACCCTAATTTCCCAATGCTCAAATAAATGTCGATAAAGAAAGTTCATTTGCTCTTTTGATTTTCAATTAGAATTcacgtttttaatttttaattttttttattttatatagaaaATGAGTTCACTTTGTGATTGATAATGGGATTGTGTAACATTACAGTTTTGATGCTTTTAATTCATTGTTCAAGCTCATCCTAACATACGGGTAGATCTTCATTGCCTATAGTTTGAGAGCAGCACTTGCTTATGCTCTGTTGTTGAAGCCCAATTGGTCAAAACTGTTAGGGTTTTCTGGGTTTTGCGTCATTGCTTTGGTTTGCCTCTTTAGGTCTATGGGGGCACGATTTGTTGACCACCTGATTGGGTTAAACAT
This DNA window, taken from Alnus glutinosa chromosome 5, dhAlnGlut1.1, whole genome shotgun sequence, encodes the following:
- the LOC133868360 gene encoding uncharacterized protein LOC133868360 isoform X1, which produces MRMEMEPGKLFIGGISWDTNEDRLKEYFQSFGVVVEAVIMKDRATGRARGFGFVVFADPAVAERVVMEKHVIDGRTVEAKKAVPRDDQNILNRNNSSIHGSPGPARTKKIFVGGLASTVTESDFKKYFDQFGTITDVVVMYDHNTQRPRGFGFITYDSEEAVEKVLYKTFHELNGKMVEVKRAVPKELSPVPSRGQLAGYNHGLSRVSSFLNGYTQGYNPSPVGAYGNRLEGRFSPVTVGRSGFPPFSPGYGTGLNIEPGLSPSYGGNANLNSDLGFGRGLNPLYTGNSNRNVNHIGYGGGNGGSGSILSSASRNLWGNESLNYSTNSSNPSALLGSRSGNSGIGSFANIEALWSSSPNSGQGGGAGSTYGSGNLGYASGEVSFGSGAVGYGRNSGTSVAPASSYASNGGYSGSYDEIYEGGLFYGDRTWRSSPSELEGSGLFGLGLGNAASDALSKNSGGYVGVYSVTNRQSNRGIAA
- the LOC133868360 gene encoding uncharacterized protein LOC133868360 isoform X3, whose amino-acid sequence is MEMEPGKLFIGGISWDTNEDRLKEYFQSFGVVVEAVIMKDRATGRARGFGFVVFADPAVAERVVMEKHVIDGRTVEAKKAVPRDDQNILNRNNSSIHGSPGPARTKKIFVGGLASTVTESDFKKYFDQFGTITDVVVMYDHNTQRPRGFGFITYDSEEAVEKVLYKTFHELNGKMVEVKRAVPKELSPVPSRGQLAGYNHGLSRVSSFLNGYTQGYNPSPVGAYGNRLEGRFSPVTVGRSGFPPFSPGYGTGLNIEPGLSPSYGGNANLNSDLGFGRGLNPLYTGNSNRNVNHIGYGGGNGGSGSILSSASRNLWGNESLNYSTNSSNPSALLGSRSGNSGIGSFANIEALWSSSPNSGQGGGAGSTYGSGNLGYASGEVSFGSGAVGYGRNSGTSVAPASSYASNGGYSGSYDEIYEGGLFYGDRTWRSSPSELEGSGLFGLGLGNAASDALSKNSGGYVGVYSVTNRQSNRGIAA
- the LOC133869448 gene encoding inositol transporter 4, with protein sequence MVEGGFPTADKTEFLECFRTTWKTPYILRLAATAGIGGLLFGYDTGVISGALLYIRDDFDSVDRNTWFQELIVSMAVGAAIVGAAIGAWMNDSLGRKKSILTADALFFVGAIVMAAAPAPWVIVLGRVFVGLGVGMASMTAPLYISEASPARIRGALVSMNGLLITFGQFLSYLINLGFTQVPGTWRYMLGVAAVPPFVQFILMLGLPESPRWLYRMHKREDAKEILRKIYPADEVEREISLLQASIEADEANEEDIGHDIMSKIRNAMKNPVVRRALYAGVTVQVVQQFVGINTVLYYSPSIMQFAGFASKVVALGLSLVTSGLNCVGTVVSMCFVDRFGRRRLMLVSLVAIIIGLVALSLVFYTSSKNAPRIDDFDSNHLALNGSCSAYITAPNPSSWNCMTCLKRDCGYCANGVNQFRPGACLANEKEVGNVCKGRSRVWYDKGCPSKLGVLAVVLLGLYIIAYAPGMGTVPWIVNSEIYPLKYRGFGGGVAAMANWSANLIVSMTFLSLTEALGSWATFLLYAGFSFIGLIAIFLLVPETKSLPLEQIESMLAKGFKPFGRKEKKTDNGEAA
- the LOC133868360 gene encoding uncharacterized protein LOC133868360 isoform X2; translated protein: MRMEMEPGKLFIGGISWDTNEDRLKEYFQSFGVVVEAVIMKDRATGRARGFGFVVFADPAVAERVVMEKHVIDGRTVEAKKAVPRDDQNILNRNNSSIHGSPGPARTKKIFVGGLASTVTESDFKKYFDQFGTITDVVVMYDHNTQRPRGFGFITYDSEEAVEKVLYKTFHELNGKMVEVKRAVPKELSPVPSRGQLAGYNHGLSRVSSFLNGYTQGYNPSPVGAYGNRLEGRFSPVTVGRSGFPPFSPGYGTGLNIEPGLSPSYGGNANLNSDLGFGRGLNPLYTGNSNRNVNHIGYGGGNGGSGSILSSASRNLWGNESLNYSTNSSNPSALLGSRSGNSGIGSFANIEALWSSSPNSGQGGGAGSTYGSGNLGYASGEVSFGSGAVGYGRNSGTSVAPASSYASNGGYSGSYDEIYEGGLFYGDRTWRSSPSELEGSGLFGLGLGNAASDALSKNSGGYVGVYSVTNRQSNRGGV